A region of the Polaribacter sp. L3A8 genome:
TGAAATTAAAGTAATTGTAAATGGAGTAGAGGTTGCACAAGTTTCTTCGGATGAATTTGAAGTGCCTGCAAGAAAGGAATTTACAATACCACTAACAGTAGTAATTCCTGCTAAAAAAGTGTTTGGAAATAACAAAAATGGTGTTTTAGGAGGATTGTTAAATTCATTTTTAAAGAAATCTATTGAAGTTCAGTTTAAAGGCGATTTAAAATATAAAGTTTTTGGGTTTTCTAGTGAATATCCGATAGATGAAATTCAGAATATTAAATTTTAATTTAGAGTTATCAATCATAAAAAATACATAGAACGCTGTTTACAAATTGCTAAAAATGGCATTGGGACTTCTCGTCCTAATCCTTCTGTTGGTGCAGTTGTTGTTTATCAGAATAAAATTATTGGAGAAGGTTTTACATCGCCTTATGGCGGCAATCATGCAGAAGTAAATGCAATTAATGCTGTAAAAGATAAATCGCTTTTAAAAGAAGCTACTATTTATGTAACCTTAGAGCCTTGTGCTCATTTTGGCAAAACGCCACCTTGTGCAGATTTAATTGTAAAACATCAATTTAAAAACGTTGTTATTGGTTGCGTAGATTCTAATAGTTTGGTAGCTGGTAAAGGAATTGAGCGCCTTATAAATGCAGGAATAAATGTTATAGTTGGTGTTTTAGAAGACGAATGTAGAAAACATCACAAACGATTTTTTACGGTTCAAGATAAAAAAAGACCTTATATTATTTTAAAATGGGCACAAACTAAAAATGGTTTTGTGGCTCCGTTAACAAAAGATGCCCAGAAACCTGTTTGGATTTCTAACCAATATTCCCAACAATTGGTACACAAATGGCGAAGTGAAGAACACGCAATTTTAGTGGGCACAAATACGGTAATTGCAGACAATCCTAAATTAAATGTAAGGAGTTGGTCTGGAGAAAACCCAGTAAGAATTGTTTTAGACCGTACTTTAAGGGCTTCTAAAAACCTTAGTATTTTTGATGGAAGTGTAAAAACGATTGTGATTACAGAAAAGCAAGAATGTCTGTTCGAGCGCAGTCGAGATCTATTTATAGAAACTATAGATTTCTCTAAAAAAGTAGCATCACAAATTTGTGAAATTTTACAGAAACATAAAATTCAATCTGTAATTATTGAAGGAGGAACACAAACATTACAAACTTTTATTGATGAGAATCTTTGGGATGAAGGACGTGTTTTTGTTGGTGAAACTGAATTTAAAAAAGGTATAAAAGCGCCAATTTTTAATAAAGTAGAAAAAGAAGAAATAAGCATTAAACAAGATGTTTTAAAAATATATATAAATGATTAAAAACCTCATTTTCGATTTTGGTGATATTTTTATCAACTTAGATAAACCAGCAACTTATAGAGAAATGGCTGCTTTAGGTGTTACAAAAATTACAGATGAAATGATTGAAGTGTATTATCAATACGAAAAAGGATTGATGACAACGGATGCTTTTATCAATTTCTTTCATGATAAATTTGGATTAGAAAAAACGGATTTAATAAAATCTTGGAATGCCGTTTTATTAGATTTTCCTAAAAGACGTTTAGAATTTATAAAAGAATTGGCAGCTAGTAAAAAGTACCGATTGTTCTTGTTAAGTAATACCAACGATTTACACATAAGTTGGATTAAAGATTCTTTAGGAGCTGAGTTTTATAATGAGTTTAAAAACTGTTTTGAGCAGTTTTATTTATCGCACGAAATTAATTTTAGAAAACCAGATGCAGAAATTTATCAATTTGTTTTAAATGAAAATGATTTAATAGCAGAAGAAACGTTATTTGTAGATGATTTAAAAGAAAATACAGACGCTGCAAATTCTTTAGGTATTCATGTTTGGAATTTAATTCCGGGTCAAGAAGAGGTAACAGAGTTATTTGTTAAAAAAGAACTTTTATTTTGATTTATTTAATTTTCAGCATTCTTTTTTCAACCTTATTGTTTGTCATATTTAAATATTTTGATATTTATAAAATAGACACGTTAAAAGCAATTGTTGTAAATTATTTAGTGGCTTTTGGTTTCGGTTTCGGTTTGTCTGAAATTACATTTTCTTTTAATGAAATCCCTGAAAAACCTTGGTTTTTTGGCGCTATAATATTAGGAGCTTTATTTGTTGCTGTATTTTTTGTAATGGCAAATACAGCGCAACAAAATGGCGTTTCTGTAGCTTCAGTTGCAGGAAAAATGTCTGTAGTTATTCCCGTGGTTTTTGGTGTTATTTTATATGATGAATCGGTTACTTTTTTTAAGGTTTTAGGAATTTTAATTGCCTTAATATCTGTTTATTTAGCCTCAGTAAAAGAAGAAAAAAGTACTTTAAATAAGGCTGGATTATTGTTTCCAGTATTACTTTTCTTTGGTTCAGGAATAATTGACACAACACTTAAATATATTGAAGTAAGTTTTGTTCAGAAAAATGAAACCGCTCTTTTTTCTGGAAGTTTATTTGGTTTTGCAGCCTTTTTTGGGTTACTTATTTTATTGATAAAATCGCTTAAAAAAAGAGAACCATTTGGACTTAAAAATATAATTGCAGGTATTATTTTAGGAGTTCCAAACTACTTTACAATTGTGTTTTTAATTAAAGCGATGCAAACATCAGGTTTTGAGAGTTCTACCTTGTTTACGGTAAATAATGTATCTGTAGTTGTTGTATCAACTTTAGTTGGATTACTTTTATTTAAAGAAAAATTTAGTTTAAAAAACAAAATAGGAGTTGCTTTGGCAATTTTAGGAATCGTATTAGTAACTATAGCATAATATGTTAGAAGACGTTTATAAAACTATAGAAAAACCATCCGAAGAAACCCTTTTTAAAGAAAAAGGATCTAAGTTTTTTGGATATGCTTTTCCTGTTTTATCAGAAGAAGATGTAAAAGAACGTATAGAAGAATTACGTAAAAAGCATCATTCTGCACGTCATTTTTGTTATGCTTATCAATTAGGTATCGAAAAAATTAGGTTTAGAGCAAATGATGATGGAGAACCAAATAATTCTGCAGGTTTACCAATCTACGGCCAAATTCAGTCTTTTGAAGTAACCAATATTTTAATTGTTTCTGTTCGTTATTTTGGAGGAACAAAATTGGGTGTTGGTGGTTTAATTTCTGCTTATAAAACATCTGCACAAATTACTTTAGAAGTGGCAGATATTTTAGTAAAAACCATTAATGTTTTTTATAAACTGACGTTTAATTATGATATGATGAACGCAGTACAGAGAATTATCAAAGAAAAAAATATAGAA
Encoded here:
- a CDS encoding HAD-IA family hydrolase; translated protein: MIKNLIFDFGDIFINLDKPATYREMAALGVTKITDEMIEVYYQYEKGLMTTDAFINFFHDKFGLEKTDLIKSWNAVLLDFPKRRLEFIKELAASKKYRLFLLSNTNDLHISWIKDSLGAEFYNEFKNCFEQFYLSHEINFRKPDAEIYQFVLNENDLIAEETLFVDDLKENTDAANSLGIHVWNLIPGQEEVTELFVKKELLF
- a CDS encoding EamA family transporter — protein: MIYLIFSILFSTLLFVIFKYFDIYKIDTLKAIVVNYLVAFGFGFGLSEITFSFNEIPEKPWFFGAIILGALFVAVFFVMANTAQQNGVSVASVAGKMSVVIPVVFGVILYDESVTFFKVLGILIALISVYLASVKEEKSTLNKAGLLFPVLLFFGSGIIDTTLKYIEVSFVQKNETALFSGSLFGFAAFFGLLILLIKSLKKREPFGLKNIIAGIILGVPNYFTIVFLIKAMQTSGFESSTLFTVNNVSVVVVSTLVGLLLFKEKFSLKNKIGVALAILGIVLVTIA
- a CDS encoding IMPACT family protein, yielding MLEDVYKTIEKPSEETLFKEKGSKFFGYAFPVLSEEDVKERIEELRKKHHSARHFCYAYQLGIEKIRFRANDDGEPNNSAGLPIYGQIQSFEVTNILIVSVRYFGGTKLGVGGLISAYKTSAQITLEVADILVKTINVFYKLTFNYDMMNAVQRIIKEKNIEIIDQKLEMNCEYIISIRKKDADSIFNIFDNLYKVAVKEVS
- a CDS encoding LEA type 2 family protein, translating into MKNHLYFILLFLVFTSCSVREKPVFIKVDNVAVTSFTGDTIRLKANAFFTNPNDVGGKIATDEIKVIVNGVEVAQVSSDEFEVPARKEFTIPLTVVIPAKKVFGNNKNGVLGGLLNSFLKKSIEVQFKGDLKYKVFGFSSEYPIDEIQNIKF
- the ribD gene encoding bifunctional diaminohydroxyphosphoribosylaminopyrimidine deaminase/5-amino-6-(5-phosphoribosylamino)uracil reductase RibD gives rise to the protein MNHKKYIERCLQIAKNGIGTSRPNPSVGAVVVYQNKIIGEGFTSPYGGNHAEVNAINAVKDKSLLKEATIYVTLEPCAHFGKTPPCADLIVKHQFKNVVIGCVDSNSLVAGKGIERLINAGINVIVGVLEDECRKHHKRFFTVQDKKRPYIILKWAQTKNGFVAPLTKDAQKPVWISNQYSQQLVHKWRSEEHAILVGTNTVIADNPKLNVRSWSGENPVRIVLDRTLRASKNLSIFDGSVKTIVITEKQECLFERSRDLFIETIDFSKKVASQICEILQKHKIQSVIIEGGTQTLQTFIDENLWDEGRVFVGETEFKKGIKAPIFNKVEKEEISIKQDVLKIYIND